A DNA window from Kitasatospora atroaurantiaca contains the following coding sequences:
- a CDS encoding protein kinase domain-containing protein — protein sequence MAQTQQPGDGETERTAGADVPEPEQPEAAAETAALPATAAQTPVRGTTAPLGTVGEGRYRLTHRLGRGGMAEVYAAQDVRLGRTVAVKLLRSELAQDDVARLRFTREAHSVASLNHHSIVAVYDTGEEHVGGESTPYIVMELVEGRTVRELLVDEEAPPVDQALIIIAGVLEALAYSHRHGIVHRDIKPANVIITTGGAVKVMDFGIARALTGAASTMTQTGMVMGTPQYLSPEQALGKAVDHRSDLYAAGCMLYELLTLRPPFTGETPLAVVYQHVQDAPVPPSRANDRVPPVLDDLVLRSLAKNPDDRFQSADEFRAHLQHALREMHGAAGAGYAAGAAAAAAAAAGLAAAGSGNTGGYPGYEGSPSGGTAITEPLGAVGGAGAGTGAGAGPGTGSEPTSVLPYPVGSPYNTPAAPYPAAGGGGPHDEEPEVRRRSPWPWVLGAVVLLLAAGLGVALGLRSGGNPGPSVPSPAQSSVSTPSETPSTTPSPTQSHSRSASPSESPSSSPSASASHSTSPSPSASASPSESASTSPSGSPSAPSSPTATSVTSNPVPPTPSSKVSPLQTP from the coding sequence ATGGCACAGACACAGCAGCCGGGTGACGGCGAGACGGAGCGCACTGCCGGTGCGGACGTCCCCGAGCCCGAGCAGCCGGAGGCCGCCGCCGAGACCGCCGCGCTGCCCGCCACTGCGGCGCAGACGCCCGTGCGCGGCACGACGGCCCCGCTGGGCACCGTCGGCGAGGGCCGCTATCGCCTCACCCACCGGCTCGGCCGGGGCGGCATGGCCGAGGTCTACGCCGCGCAGGACGTCCGGCTCGGCCGTACCGTCGCCGTCAAGCTGCTCCGCTCCGAGCTGGCCCAGGACGACGTGGCCCGGCTCCGCTTCACCCGCGAGGCACACTCGGTGGCCTCGCTCAACCACCACTCGATCGTCGCGGTGTACGACACCGGCGAGGAGCACGTCGGCGGCGAGTCCACGCCGTACATCGTGATGGAGCTGGTCGAGGGGCGTACCGTCCGCGAGCTGCTGGTGGACGAGGAGGCGCCGCCGGTCGACCAGGCGCTGATCATCATCGCCGGGGTCCTGGAGGCGCTGGCGTACAGCCACAGGCACGGCATCGTGCACCGGGACATCAAACCGGCCAATGTCATCATCACCACCGGCGGCGCGGTCAAGGTGATGGACTTCGGCATCGCCCGCGCGCTGACCGGCGCCGCCAGCACCATGACCCAGACCGGCATGGTGATGGGCACCCCGCAGTACCTCTCGCCCGAGCAGGCCCTGGGCAAGGCCGTCGACCACCGCTCCGACCTGTACGCGGCCGGGTGCATGCTCTACGAGCTGCTGACGCTGCGCCCGCCGTTCACCGGCGAGACCCCGCTCGCGGTGGTCTACCAGCACGTCCAGGACGCGCCCGTACCGCCCTCGCGGGCCAACGACCGGGTGCCGCCGGTGCTGGACGATCTTGTGCTGCGCTCGCTGGCCAAGAACCCGGACGACCGCTTCCAGAGCGCCGACGAGTTCCGCGCGCACCTGCAGCACGCGCTGCGCGAGATGCACGGCGCGGCCGGGGCCGGCTACGCGGCGGGCGCCGCAGCCGCCGCGGCGGCCGCCGCCGGTCTGGCGGCGGCCGGATCGGGGAACACGGGCGGCTACCCGGGGTACGAGGGTTCACCGAGCGGCGGCACGGCCATCACCGAGCCGCTGGGCGCGGTCGGCGGTGCAGGCGCAGGTACGGGTGCGGGTGCGGGTCCCGGCACCGGTTCCGAGCCGACCTCGGTGCTGCCCTACCCGGTCGGCTCGCCCTACAACACCCCGGCGGCGCCCTACCCGGCAGCCGGGGGCGGCGGTCCGCACGACGAGGAGCCGGAGGTCAGGCGCCGCAGCCCCTGGCCCTGGGTGCTCGGCGCGGTGGTGCTGCTGCTCGCGGCGGGCCTCGGGGTGGCGCTGGGGCTGAGGTCCGGCGGCAACCCCGGCCCCTCCGTGCCGTCGCCGGCCCAGAGCAGCGTCTCCACGCCCAGCGAGACGCCCTCCACCACGCCTTCGCCGACGCAGAGCCACAGCCGCAGCGCCTCGCCGAGCGAGTCGCCGAGCAGCTCGCCGTCCGCGAGCGCCTCGCACTCGACCTCGCCGTCGCCCTCCGCCTCGGCCTCCCCGTCGGAGTCCGCATCGACCTCGCCGTCGGGATCCCCCTCGGCCCCGAGCAGCCCGACCGCGACGAGCGTCACCTCCAACCCCGTGCCGCCGACGCCGTCGTCGAAGGTCAGCCCGCTCCAGACGCCCTGA
- a CDS encoding protein kinase domain-containing protein produces the protein MSDDGTTVEGHSLGNGRYVLQHLLGQGGMASVHLAYDTVLDRQVAVKTLHTELGREASFKERFRREAQAVARLQHTNIVSVFDSGEDVAADGATTPYIVMEYVEGKALRDVLNEAIAQHGAMPTDQALKITASVLSALEASHDQGLVHRDIKPGNVMVSTKGIVKVMDFGIARALQSGVTSMTQTGMVVGTPQYLSPEQALGKSVDARSDLYSVGCMLFELLTGQLPFDGDSAFSIAYKHVQEEPPAPSGLNRAVQPGVDALVARSLRKDPAHRFPTAEAMREEVERIAAGAKAGGGGGGNTLQASTPLVIGEGPRSVHAAPSLTNFPQVTGDIRTPAPQVQQPYRAPTPPPYGPQTPPPYAQAPQTPQPFPQVQPQYQAPQTPQPFPQQYQTPQPFPQQAQTPPPFARAPQPTFVPTPATSNNNGCSTALIVVGVIIGLIVLAVIIVGIVATKSEKDKSSTYGSQRPAAVLDLGQEGLI, from the coding sequence ATGAGCGACGACGGCACCACGGTCGAGGGTCACTCCCTGGGCAACGGCCGGTATGTGCTGCAGCACCTGCTCGGTCAGGGCGGCATGGCGTCCGTCCACCTGGCGTACGACACGGTGCTGGACCGCCAGGTCGCGGTGAAGACGCTGCACACCGAACTCGGCCGTGAGGCCTCGTTCAAGGAGCGGTTCCGCCGGGAGGCGCAGGCCGTCGCGCGGCTGCAGCACACCAACATCGTCTCGGTCTTCGACAGCGGCGAGGACGTCGCCGCGGACGGCGCGACCACGCCCTACATCGTGATGGAGTACGTCGAGGGCAAGGCCCTGCGCGACGTGCTGAACGAGGCGATCGCGCAGCACGGCGCGATGCCCACCGACCAGGCGCTGAAGATCACCGCCTCGGTGCTCTCGGCGCTGGAGGCCTCGCACGACCAGGGCCTGGTGCACCGTGACATCAAGCCGGGCAACGTCATGGTCAGCACCAAGGGCATCGTCAAGGTGATGGACTTCGGCATCGCCCGTGCGCTGCAGTCCGGTGTCACCTCGATGACGCAGACCGGCATGGTGGTCGGTACGCCGCAGTACCTCTCGCCCGAGCAGGCGCTGGGCAAGAGCGTGGACGCGCGATCCGACCTCTACTCGGTCGGCTGCATGCTCTTCGAACTGCTCACCGGCCAGCTGCCGTTCGACGGCGACTCGGCGTTCTCGATCGCGTACAAGCACGTCCAGGAGGAGCCGCCGGCGCCGTCCGGGCTGAACCGCGCGGTGCAGCCGGGCGTGGACGCGCTGGTGGCCCGCTCGCTGCGCAAGGACCCGGCGCACCGGTTCCCGACCGCCGAGGCGATGCGCGAGGAGGTCGAGCGGATCGCGGCGGGCGCGAAGGCCGGTGGCGGTGGCGGTGGCAACACCCTGCAGGCCAGCACCCCGCTGGTGATCGGCGAGGGCCCGCGCTCGGTGCACGCCGCACCGTCGCTGACCAACTTCCCGCAGGTCACGGGGGACATCCGGACCCCGGCGCCGCAGGTGCAGCAGCCGTACCGGGCGCCGACCCCGCCGCCGTACGGGCCGCAGACGCCGCCGCCCTACGCGCAGGCCCCGCAGACCCCGCAGCCCTTCCCGCAGGTGCAGCCGCAGTACCAGGCTCCGCAGACGCCGCAGCCGTTCCCGCAGCAGTACCAGACGCCGCAGCCCTTCCCGCAGCAGGCGCAGACCCCGCCGCCGTTCGCCCGGGCGCCGCAGCCCACCTTCGTGCCGACGCCGGCCACCAGCAACAACAACGGCTGCTCCACCGCGCTGATCGTGGTCGGTGTGATCATCGGCCTGATCGTGCTCGCGGTGATCATCGTCGGGATCGTGGCCACGAAGAGCGAGAAGGACAAGTCCTCCACCTACGGATCGCAGCGCCCCGCAGCCGTCCTGGACCTGGGCCAGGAAGGCCTGATCTGA
- a CDS encoding bacterial proteasome activator family protein, with product MTKPMNERSQPESYQASGGQPGDGSRVLVVGPDGMPIGGAAGAGFGRPGEGDAMESRELPVTEMVEQPAKVMRIGSMIKQLLEEVRAAPLDEASRVRLKEIHKSSIKELELGLAPELVEELERLSLPFTDDTIPTEAELRIAQAQLVGWLEGLFHGIQTALFAQQMAARAQLEQMRRALPPGMHGGEPEDEEPGEGRGIRSGPYL from the coding sequence ATGACTAAGCCGATGAACGAACGGTCACAGCCGGAGTCGTATCAGGCGTCGGGCGGACAGCCGGGGGACGGTTCGAGAGTGCTGGTCGTCGGCCCGGACGGAATGCCGATCGGCGGGGCGGCGGGCGCAGGCTTCGGCCGGCCCGGGGAGGGTGACGCGATGGAGTCCCGGGAGCTGCCCGTGACCGAGATGGTCGAGCAGCCGGCCAAGGTCATGCGGATCGGCAGCATGATCAAGCAGCTGCTGGAGGAGGTCCGGGCGGCGCCTCTCGACGAGGCCAGCCGGGTGCGGCTGAAGGAGATCCACAAGAGCTCGATCAAGGAGCTGGAGCTGGGCCTCGCGCCGGAACTGGTCGAGGAGTTGGAGCGGCTGTCGCTCCCGTTCACCGACGACACCATCCCCACCGAGGCCGAGCTGCGGATCGCCCAGGCCCAGCTGGTCGGCTGGCTGGAGGGGCTCTTCCACGGCATCCAGACCGCGCTCTTCGCCCAGCAGATGGCCGCACGGGCGCAGCTGGAGCAGATGCGCCGCGCCCTGCCGCCGGGCATGCACGGCGGCGAGCCGGAGGACGAGGAGCCCGGCGAGGGGCGGGGCATCCGCTCGGGCCCGTACCTCTGA
- a CDS encoding NAD(P)H-quinone oxidoreductase codes for MRAITIPQPGGPEVLTWAEVPDPVPAAGEVLVEVAATAVNRADLLQRQGFYDPPPGSSPYPGLECSGRIVALGPGVAGWGVGDEVCALLAGGGYAERVAVPVGQLLPVPKGVSLEEAAALPEAACTVWSNIFMVAHLRPAETVLVHGGASGIGTMAIQLAKAVGAKVLVTAGSPAKLARCAELGADVGIDYREQDFLEAAREATGGEGVDVILDIMGAKYLQRNVDALAVNGRLVIIGLQGGVKGELNLGTLLAKRAAVAATSLRPRPLGEKAAIVAAVREHVWPLVEAGVVRPVVDRVLPLTDVAAAHRVLEAGEQVGKVVLRVPPAR; via the coding sequence ATGCGAGCCATCACGATTCCCCAGCCCGGCGGCCCTGAGGTGCTGACCTGGGCGGAGGTGCCCGATCCGGTGCCCGCTGCGGGCGAGGTGCTGGTCGAGGTCGCGGCGACCGCCGTCAACCGGGCCGACCTGCTGCAGCGCCAGGGCTTCTACGACCCACCCCCCGGCAGTTCCCCCTACCCCGGCCTCGAGTGCTCCGGGCGGATCGTCGCGCTCGGCCCCGGCGTGGCCGGCTGGGGCGTCGGCGACGAGGTCTGCGCGCTGCTGGCCGGCGGCGGGTACGCGGAGCGCGTCGCCGTACCGGTCGGGCAGCTGCTGCCCGTGCCGAAGGGGGTGAGCCTGGAGGAGGCCGCCGCGCTGCCCGAGGCGGCCTGCACGGTCTGGTCGAACATCTTCATGGTGGCCCACCTGCGGCCTGCCGAGACGGTCCTGGTGCACGGCGGAGCGAGCGGCATCGGGACGATGGCGATCCAGCTGGCCAAGGCGGTCGGCGCCAAGGTGCTGGTCACCGCCGGGAGCCCCGCGAAGCTGGCCCGCTGCGCCGAGCTGGGTGCGGACGTCGGTATCGACTACCGGGAGCAGGACTTCCTCGAGGCGGCCAGGGAGGCCACCGGCGGGGAGGGCGTGGACGTGATCCTCGACATCATGGGCGCCAAGTACCTGCAGCGGAACGTGGACGCCCTGGCGGTCAACGGGCGCCTGGTGATCATCGGCCTGCAGGGCGGCGTCAAGGGCGAGCTCAACCTGGGCACCCTGCTCGCCAAGCGCGCCGCCGTGGCGGCCACCTCGCTGCGGCCGCGCCCGCTGGGCGAGAAGGCGGCCATCGTGGCGGCGGTACGTGAGCATGTCTGGCCGCTGGTGGAGGCGGGCGTGGTCCGGCCCGTGGTGGACCGGGTGCTGCCCCTCACCGACGTCGCCGCCGCGCACCGGGTGCTGGAGGCGGGGGAGCAGGTGGGCAAGGTGGTGCTGCGGGTTCCGCCGGCCAGGTAG